In the genome of Gammaproteobacteria bacterium, one region contains:
- a CDS encoding VOC family protein, which translates to MAISAGLYFKFNESLSFVVYCETQYEIDYYWGKLSADPLAEQCGWLKDKFGLSWQIVPAVMERIIRENDPAKMARVTKVVLAMKKFQIQAIQQAYEGRE; encoded by the coding sequence GTGGCGATCAGTGCGGGCCTATATTTTAAGTTTAATGAATCGCTTTCATTCGTGGTTTATTGTGAAACACAATATGAAATCGATTATTACTGGGGCAAACTGTCCGCTGATCCACTGGCAGAGCAGTGTGGCTGGTTGAAAGACAAATTTGGTTTATCGTGGCAAATTGTTCCAGCTGTGATGGAGCGAATAATACGGGAAAACGATCCAGCTAAAATGGCACGAGTAACCAAAGTGGTTCTTGCCATGAAGAAATTTCAAATTCAAGCCATTCAGCAAGCCTACGAAGGTAGGGAATAG
- a CDS encoding PEP-CTERM sorting domain-containing protein, whose translation MFKGLYTFAAASLLMLPMAANATITYSNTGLSGSFATENFDTNAGQDTVAGTQFTGITFGVGNAVINGYNGAFPNMTNSVIANFFHGYDIQDPTSFGFDADLVELAFAFVSNPQATTFSVFLDSVLIESVVLNTDYSGNYVNISGYAFDEVHITSVGSNDAYIMDNMQYKVARVADVPEPAAFALLGIGLAGLAFSRRKSDSKA comes from the coding sequence ATGTTTAAAGGTCTTTACACGTTTGCAGCAGCTTCCTTGCTCATGCTACCCATGGCAGCGAATGCAACTATTACCTACAGCAACACCGGGCTGAGTGGTTCGTTCGCAACCGAAAATTTCGACACTAATGCGGGGCAAGATACCGTCGCCGGCACCCAGTTTACAGGAATCACTTTCGGGGTGGGTAACGCTGTCATCAATGGCTACAATGGCGCCTTCCCGAACATGACCAATAGCGTGATAGCTAATTTTTTTCATGGTTACGATATTCAGGATCCAACGTCATTTGGTTTTGATGCTGATTTAGTTGAGCTGGCGTTTGCATTTGTGAGTAATCCGCAGGCGACTACGTTTTCCGTTTTCCTCGATAGCGTTTTGATCGAATCTGTTGTTCTGAATACCGACTATTCAGGCAATTATGTCAATATCAGCGGCTATGCGTTCGATGAGGTTCATATTACCTCGGTTGGAAGTAATGATGCCTATATTATGGATAATATGCAGTACAAGGTGGCGAGAGTGGCTGATGTGCCAGAGCCTGCTGCTTTTGCTCTTTTGGGGATTGGGCTGGCTGGTTTGGCTTTTTCCAGACGAAAATCAGATAGCAAAGCCTAA
- a CDS encoding sensor histidine kinase: MQSIRARLGSGLFVLLIVLFLLQLGIVSFVIRHLMGEVVMTRLMQDADSLLAVVEINDQNQASLSAQRLANVYQQPFSGHYFHIEVEGKDLHSRSLWDEDLHLRNVAPGEHEVQYLEGPLDQWLMVYVSGYRKHGKHVVIAVAQDVSDLSSDIREMQLVYGGVSLVALLLLVYLQNAALRWSLAPVEKARAQLRAIENGEVGRLDEQAPVEILPLVQEINRLLDLLSQRLTRSRNALGNLAHALKTPLTVMTQLSRDDGSDKAQALHDMQTQIATMRGLVERELKRARLASGGGGARFTPADDVNSLVTTLKKIYADKHLNYQVRLDVEHSLPLDREDMLELLGNLLDNASKWARSQVRFQLYAQDSMICMHIEDDGPGVDEQAIAHLQQRGVRVDESIAGHGLGLAIVSDSVASYGGQLQLGRSVDLGGFSVKVCLPV, encoded by the coding sequence ATGCAATCCATTCGCGCCCGCCTGGGTAGCGGATTGTTTGTGTTGCTGATTGTGTTGTTCTTGCTGCAGTTGGGCATCGTCAGTTTTGTGATTCGTCATCTTATGGGGGAAGTGGTGATGACGCGTCTGATGCAGGATGCCGACAGTCTGTTGGCGGTGGTGGAAATCAACGATCAGAATCAAGCTTCACTGTCAGCGCAGCGTCTGGCGAATGTGTATCAGCAGCCATTTTCCGGTCATTATTTTCATATCGAAGTCGAAGGCAAGGATTTGCATTCCCGCTCGTTGTGGGATGAGGATTTGCATTTGCGTAACGTAGCCCCCGGCGAGCACGAAGTGCAATACCTTGAAGGGCCGCTGGATCAATGGTTGATGGTCTACGTCAGCGGATATCGCAAACACGGCAAGCATGTGGTGATTGCTGTGGCACAAGACGTATCGGACTTGAGTTCGGACATTCGCGAAATGCAGTTGGTGTACGGCGGAGTCTCTCTGGTGGCACTGTTGTTGTTGGTGTATTTGCAAAATGCGGCATTGCGCTGGAGTTTGGCGCCGGTGGAAAAAGCACGTGCGCAATTGCGTGCCATCGAAAATGGCGAAGTCGGTCGACTGGACGAACAGGCGCCGGTGGAAATTCTGCCGCTGGTGCAGGAAATTAATCGCCTGCTGGATTTGTTGTCGCAACGATTGACGCGGTCGCGTAACGCTTTGGGTAATCTGGCGCACGCGCTGAAAACACCGCTGACAGTGATGACGCAATTAAGTCGTGATGATGGCAGCGATAAGGCCCAAGCCTTACACGATATGCAGACACAAATTGCCACCATGCGTGGTTTGGTGGAACGCGAGTTAAAACGCGCACGACTGGCCAGCGGTGGCGGTGGCGCACGCTTTACTCCTGCTGATGACGTGAACAGTTTGGTCACAACCCTGAAAAAAATTTATGCCGACAAACATCTGAATTATCAGGTGCGTTTGGATGTCGAGCACAGTTTGCCTCTGGATCGTGAAGATATGCTGGAACTGTTGGGCAATCTGCTGGACAACGCCAGCAAATGGGCACGCTCGCAGGTGAGGTTTCAGTTGTACGCCCAGGATTCAATGATCTGCATGCACATCGAAGATGATGGTCCCGGCGTTGATGAACAAGCGATTGCGCATTTGCAGCAGCGTGGCGTGCGGGTGGATGAATCCATTGCCGGTCACGGACTTGGCTTGGCGATTGTCAGCGACAGCGTCGCGAGCTACGGCGGTCAGTTGCAGTTGGGCCGTTCTGTGGACTTGGGTGGCTTTTCCGTGAAGGTGTGTTTGCCGGTGTAG
- a CDS encoding response regulator transcription factor, with translation MRILVVEDDVKLAEGLKRDLKQHGFAVDLCADGVDAEHMGKMEPYDAVVLDLGLPRKPGLDVLKSWRKDGNNVPVCILTARDAWHEKVDGFQAGADDYLAKPFHVEELVARLNALIRRSSGMASPQAQAGGLVLDEDRQTVVDRQGNTHELTGTEFRLLRYFMMNAGKVLSKSRLADHVYDYDSDKDSNVIEVYIKRLRQKVGAELIQTRRGQGYIFEGNP, from the coding sequence ATGCGCATATTGGTGGTTGAGGATGACGTCAAGCTAGCTGAGGGGTTAAAGCGGGATCTGAAGCAGCACGGATTTGCCGTGGACCTTTGTGCTGATGGCGTGGATGCCGAACACATGGGCAAAATGGAGCCCTATGATGCGGTGGTGCTGGATCTGGGATTGCCGCGCAAGCCGGGTCTGGATGTCCTGAAAAGCTGGCGCAAGGACGGCAACAATGTGCCCGTGTGCATTTTGACCGCGCGTGATGCATGGCATGAAAAAGTTGATGGCTTTCAGGCAGGCGCAGATGATTATCTGGCCAAGCCGTTCCATGTGGAAGAATTGGTTGCTCGACTCAATGCGCTGATTCGCCGCAGCAGCGGCATGGCCAGTCCACAGGCCCAGGCCGGTGGTTTGGTGCTGGACGAAGATCGGCAGACCGTGGTTGATCGTCAGGGGAACACGCACGAACTGACCGGCACTGAATTTCGTTTGCTGCGCTATTTCATGATGAACGCTGGCAAGGTGTTATCCAAATCTCGCCTGGCCGATCATGTGTACGATTACGATTCAGACAAAGACAGTAACGTCATCGAAGTGTACATCAAACGATTGCGACAAAAAGTGGGAGCGGAGCTGATCCAGACCCGCCGTGGCCAAGGTTATATTTTTGAGGGAAACCCCTAA
- a CDS encoding PepSY domain-containing protein, with translation MSVAQLILVSLLVLSTPLLASQDEARRLAEQGEIQSLEKLVRSANQMVAGRVIEAELKHRKDQLLYEIEILDERGVVWEFVFDARNGKLLKKLKEE, from the coding sequence ATGTCCGTTGCCCAATTAATTCTTGTATCACTGCTTGTGCTGTCGACTCCGTTACTCGCCAGTCAGGATGAGGCGCGTCGCTTGGCCGAACAGGGTGAAATTCAGTCATTAGAAAAATTGGTTAGGTCAGCAAACCAGATGGTGGCAGGCCGGGTGATTGAGGCTGAATTAAAACATCGCAAAGATCAATTGCTGTACGAAATTGAAATCCTCGATGAGCGCGGTGTGGTGTGGGAGTTTGTATTTGATGCACGTAATGGCAAACTGCTGAAAAAACTGAAGGAAGAGTGA
- a CDS encoding diheme cytochrome c, whose translation MKRSYMSVLVLTLSAMAGSVLADGGSKAVSGVPKNEAYQSECSGCHMAYPADLLPAASWKKMMAGLSDHFGDNATMDAKTAKEIGDYLAKNAGDVSNTGLAHKVLRKLGSGEAPLRITELPYIAREHKHELPKDVFKRSDKLTSLSQCDGCHTKATEGSFREREIVIPGSGRNHEGH comes from the coding sequence ATGAAAAGATCATACATGAGTGTGTTGGTGTTAACGCTGAGCGCTATGGCAGGCAGTGTGCTGGCTGATGGTGGTTCCAAGGCGGTGTCAGGTGTGCCCAAAAACGAAGCCTATCAGAGTGAATGTAGCGGTTGTCATATGGCATACCCAGCGGACTTGTTGCCAGCGGCATCGTGGAAAAAAATGATGGCAGGCTTGTCTGATCATTTTGGCGACAACGCGACCATGGACGCCAAAACCGCAAAAGAAATTGGTGACTATCTGGCGAAAAATGCTGGCGATGTGAGCAATACTGGCCTAGCGCATAAAGTGTTGCGTAAACTGGGTAGTGGCGAGGCACCACTACGCATTACCGAGTTGCCGTATATTGCCCGCGAACACAAGCATGAATTACCCAAGGATGTTTTCAAACGCTCTGATAAACTGACCAGCCTGTCACAGTGTGATGGTTGCCACACCAAGGCGACCGAAGGTAGTTTCCGTGAGCGCGAGATTGTGATTCCTGGTTCTGGTCGCAATCACGAGGGCCACTAA
- a CDS encoding DUF1924 domain-containing protein: MKAISVFVLAAGLFSAAAQADVVADRLKEYQSQGGSNFSADAGKAMWTKKVVHADSEGKERACAVCHGEDLRKPGKHAKTGKVIDPLAPSANPERLTEVKQIEKWFKRNCEWTYGRECTAQEKGDFLSYIAKQ, from the coding sequence ATGAAAGCGATATCAGTATTTGTGTTGGCAGCAGGATTGTTTAGTGCAGCGGCCCAGGCGGATGTGGTGGCAGACCGACTGAAGGAGTATCAATCACAAGGTGGCAGCAACTTCAGCGCTGATGCGGGCAAAGCAATGTGGACCAAGAAAGTTGTGCACGCGGATTCGGAAGGCAAGGAGCGTGCGTGCGCGGTATGTCATGGCGAAGATCTGCGCAAGCCGGGCAAGCATGCCAAAACCGGCAAGGTGATCGATCCATTGGCGCCGTCGGCAAATCCTGAGCGTCTGACCGAGGTCAAGCAAATCGAAAAATGGTTTAAGCGCAATTGCGAATGGACTTACGGTCGCGAATGTACAGCGCAGGAAAAAGGTGATTTCCTAAGTTATATTGCAAAACAGTAA
- a CDS encoding cytochrome b/b6 domain-containing protein has product MATQTVKVWDFFVRFFHWALVLFFIVAFASGEEWATLHAYAGYAIGGLLALRLVWGLVGSRYARFSNFVQSRQTVKAYLNDVLHFRGKRYIGHNPLGGWMIVAMLLTLVLTTLTGLVAYGGTEHAGPLVFQAQALPAVVLDAIEELHEGLANFTLLLVLIHVAGVAFESLVHGENLVSAMITGRKQL; this is encoded by the coding sequence ATGGCAACGCAAACGGTCAAAGTATGGGATTTCTTCGTCCGGTTTTTTCACTGGGCGCTGGTGCTGTTTTTCATCGTGGCCTTTGCCAGCGGCGAGGAATGGGCCACGCTGCATGCCTATGCCGGTTATGCGATAGGCGGCTTGCTGGCCTTGCGACTGGTGTGGGGGTTGGTGGGAAGCCGCTATGCGCGCTTCAGCAACTTTGTGCAATCACGGCAGACGGTCAAAGCCTACCTCAATGATGTGCTGCATTTTCGTGGCAAGCGCTACATCGGCCATAACCCGCTGGGTGGCTGGATGATTGTGGCGATGTTGCTGACGCTGGTTTTAACCACTTTGACCGGATTGGTAGCCTACGGCGGCACGGAGCACGCAGGCCCACTTGTGTTCCAGGCCCAGGCTTTGCCAGCAGTTGTGCTCGATGCGATTGAAGAACTGCATGAAGGTCTGGCGAATTTTACCTTGTTGTTAGTGTTGATTCATGTGGCGGGCGTGGCGTTTGAGAGTCTGGTGCATGGTGAGAATTTGGTTAGTGCGATGATCACTGGTCGCAAACAACTTTAA
- a CDS encoding PAS domain S-box protein, translated as MDHSAASHSNIEQLSIITGVYNPLLVALSLAIIFVATYTAFVLVETSQRIQSQNDRQKNWPMAAALVQGLGIWAMHFIGMLAYSTPFEVRYDPWITMLSIVPAVLASIAALRYPQHSLNPSRLLLSAILMGGGIGAMHYLGMSAMRMEAMMSHDHWLVAWSILLAVILAAISLHVRAKLFTTPTHFHRRQMIAALVMGAAVAGMHYTAMLAMHFTPLPTANHDIDDIPLDILTWIIAIVSILIMLVLLAVERLHQRLEFTSQLETSEARLRAIINNTADAIIAIDATGHIRTFNPAAENMFGYSADEVLGQNVAILLPEEERREHQNYTDHSTLHAPRIIRRERLLMGQRKNGSRFPIELNVAPSKNNSEAGFVGIARDVTERVRAEQARLESMARLDFLLSNSLVTIYTRSTLPPFDISYASPNTSSTLGCDAKTLLDTPSFWLSNIHPEDVERVQAHINALAPDYGMIELEYRFRDKNGEYHWISDRLQWHQSDKGDELVGSWINVEDKKQVELLLEASEQRLRRSQNYANVGSWDWNIHSNIIFWSERVATLYGLPAGETQISFEQQASLIHPHDRLAVMDSMTNSITLGKEYNVEFRCIWPDGSIHWLLSRGDTVRDNNGNAVQMLGIVQDITNRKLAELAQEEARLLAEKASRAKSEFVSRMSHELRTPLNAIIGFAQLLEYDDNPTLTSEQQSQAREITNAGKHLLGLINDVLDLSAIEAGKLFVSLEKVSTTHLIKDTLALVRPLAEARNIKLIDTATQTDIDIHADYTRLKQVLVNLLSNAIKYNRDYGEIIISAQEKDGYLRINVKDSGQGLSGKQLAKLFQPFERVGAEKSTIDGAGIGLVISKQLIERMHGHIGVESEEGIGSTFWIELPLASTLLVEQEPQDTVSLLPTFDRPLSVLYIEDNPANIRVVQDILHRYTPHRLNCVTDPEQGIALARQLRPDIILLDIHLPRISGLQLLPQLKLDPDTAHIPVIALSAFASASDVQAGLEAGFDKYITKPFGISTLLNALHAVQP; from the coding sequence ATGGATCACAGCGCCGCCAGCCATTCGAACATTGAGCAGCTATCCATCATTACCGGTGTTTATAATCCCCTGCTGGTCGCCTTATCGCTCGCCATCATTTTCGTAGCCACTTACACCGCCTTTGTCCTGGTTGAAACCAGTCAGCGTATTCAATCGCAAAACGATCGCCAGAAAAACTGGCCCATGGCCGCCGCCCTTGTCCAGGGTTTGGGTATTTGGGCAATGCACTTTATCGGCATGCTCGCTTACAGCACACCGTTCGAAGTGCGCTACGACCCATGGATTACCATGCTATCCATCGTTCCAGCCGTGCTGGCCAGTATCGCGGCATTGCGCTATCCCCAACACTCGTTGAACCCATCCCGCCTGCTGCTCAGCGCCATCCTGATGGGCGGCGGCATCGGCGCCATGCATTACCTGGGCATGAGTGCCATGCGTATGGAAGCCATGATGAGCCACGACCACTGGCTGGTGGCCTGGTCGATACTGCTTGCCGTGATACTCGCCGCCATTTCACTGCACGTCCGCGCAAAACTGTTCACTACACCAACCCATTTTCATCGTCGACAGATGATTGCCGCCCTGGTGATGGGGGCCGCTGTCGCAGGCATGCACTATACCGCCATGCTGGCCATGCACTTTACCCCGCTGCCAACAGCCAACCATGATATTGACGACATCCCTCTGGATATACTGACCTGGATTATTGCCATCGTCAGCATCTTGATTATGCTGGTTTTGTTAGCGGTGGAACGTCTGCATCAACGACTGGAATTCACCAGTCAACTGGAAACCAGCGAAGCACGCCTACGTGCGATTATCAACAACACCGCCGATGCCATCATTGCCATTGATGCCACCGGCCATATTCGTACTTTCAATCCTGCGGCAGAAAATATGTTTGGCTATTCTGCTGACGAAGTCCTTGGCCAAAATGTCGCGATTCTGTTACCCGAAGAGGAACGCCGCGAACATCAAAACTATACCGATCACTCCACCTTGCATGCACCTCGCATTATTCGCCGCGAACGCCTGCTGATGGGACAACGCAAAAATGGCTCGCGCTTCCCTATCGAACTTAATGTTGCACCATCAAAAAACAATAGCGAAGCTGGGTTTGTCGGCATTGCCCGCGATGTCACCGAACGCGTTCGTGCCGAACAGGCGCGGCTGGAGAGTATGGCCCGACTGGATTTTTTGCTCAGCAACAGTTTAGTCACCATTTACACTCGCAGCACACTGCCACCGTTTGATATCAGCTATGCCAGTCCCAATACATCAAGTACGTTAGGTTGCGATGCAAAAACGCTACTAGATACACCAAGCTTCTGGCTGAGCAATATTCACCCCGAGGATGTTGAACGCGTCCAGGCACACATCAATGCCTTGGCGCCTGATTACGGAATGATTGAGCTGGAATATCGTTTTCGCGATAAAAATGGCGAGTATCATTGGATTTCAGATCGCCTGCAATGGCACCAATCTGACAAAGGCGATGAATTGGTCGGCTCGTGGATCAACGTCGAAGACAAAAAACAGGTTGAACTATTACTCGAAGCCAGCGAACAACGCTTACGCCGCAGTCAAAACTATGCCAACGTGGGCAGCTGGGATTGGAACATCCACTCCAATATTATTTTTTGGTCCGAGCGCGTCGCCACACTGTACGGTTTGCCTGCCGGCGAAACACAAATATCCTTTGAACAACAAGCCTCATTGATTCATCCACATGATCGATTAGCCGTAATGGATTCCATGACCAATAGCATAACGCTGGGCAAGGAATACAACGTGGAGTTTCGTTGCATTTGGCCTGACGGCAGCATTCACTGGCTGCTCAGTCGCGGCGATACCGTTCGTGACAACAACGGCAACGCCGTCCAAATGCTGGGCATTGTGCAGGACATCACCAACCGCAAACTAGCCGAATTAGCGCAGGAAGAAGCTCGACTACTGGCGGAAAAAGCCAGTCGCGCCAAATCTGAATTCGTTTCGCGGATGAGTCACGAGTTACGCACGCCACTCAACGCCATTATTGGTTTTGCTCAGTTGCTGGAATACGATGATAACCCGACCTTAACCAGCGAGCAGCAATCGCAGGCACGGGAAATTACCAACGCGGGCAAACATCTGTTGGGACTGATCAACGACGTGCTGGATTTGTCCGCCATTGAGGCGGGCAAACTGTTTGTGTCGCTGGAAAAAGTCAGCACCACGCACCTGATTAAAGACACACTGGCGTTAGTCAGGCCATTGGCTGAAGCACGCAACATCAAATTAATCGACACCGCGACACAAACAGACATCGACATTCACGCCGACTATACTCGCCTAAAACAAGTGCTGGTCAATCTGTTGTCCAACGCCATTAAATACAATCGTGACTATGGCGAGATTATTATCAGCGCCCAGGAAAAAGATGGCTACCTCCGCATTAATGTCAAAGACAGCGGCCAAGGTCTGAGCGGAAAACAGCTCGCCAAACTATTCCAGCCGTTTGAGCGTGTGGGTGCAGAAAAATCGACTATCGATGGTGCTGGTATCGGCTTGGTTATCAGTAAACAACTGATCGAACGCATGCATGGTCACATTGGTGTTGAAAGCGAAGAAGGCATCGGCAGCACGTTTTGGATAGAGCTGCCCCTGGCCAGCACCTTGCTGGTAGAACAGGAACCTCAAGATACGGTGTCACTCCTGCCAACCTTTGATCGTCCATTGTCAGTGCTGTATATCGAAGACAACCCCGCCAACATCCGCGTGGTACAGGATATTTTACATCGCTATACACCACACCGACTGAACTGCGTCACCGATCCCGAGCAGGGTATCGCGCTGGCGCGACAGCTGCGGCCAGACATTATTTTGCTGGACATACATTTACCACGCATCAGCGGCCTGCAATTATTGCCCCAACTCAAACTCGATCCGGATACCGCGCACATTCCGGTCATTGCGCTCAGCGCGTTTGCCTCGGCCAGTGATGTTCAAGCTGGACTAGAGGCTGGCTTTGACAAATACATCACCAAACCATTTGGCATCAGCACCTTGCTCAACGCACTGCACGCCGTTCAACCGTAA
- a CDS encoding GDP-L-fucose synthase, translating to MEKNARIYVSGHRGLVGSAIVRHLNAQGYHNIITRSSKELDLRNQQAVTDFYAKEKPDYVIVAAAKVGGIWANDQYPAEFIYDNLMIEANVIHGAHVAGVKKLLFLGSTCIYPKMAPQPLKEDYLLTGPLEPTNEWYAVAKIAGIKMCQAYHKQYGSRFISAMPTNLYGPEDNFDLNNSHVLPALIRKFHEAKINGDAHVVVWGSGTPMREFCYVDDLAEACVFLLNNYEQPEIVNIGVGEDIRIADLAKLVKKVVGFNGEIVQDTSKPDGTPRKLVDVSRIFSLGWRPKVGLEEGIGRAYRWYLQQ from the coding sequence ATGGAAAAAAATGCCAGGATTTATGTTTCCGGTCATCGTGGTTTGGTCGGTTCGGCGATTGTGCGTCATCTCAATGCCCAGGGTTATCACAACATCATTACCCGCAGCAGCAAGGAACTGGATCTGCGCAATCAGCAGGCAGTTACTGATTTTTACGCCAAAGAAAAACCCGATTACGTGATTGTTGCTGCGGCCAAAGTGGGCGGCATTTGGGCCAACGATCAGTATCCGGCAGAATTTATCTACGACAATCTGATGATTGAAGCCAACGTGATTCATGGCGCGCACGTTGCCGGAGTGAAAAAATTGCTGTTTTTGGGTTCGACCTGTATTTATCCCAAAATGGCGCCACAGCCGTTGAAAGAAGATTATCTGCTTACCGGTCCGCTGGAACCCACCAACGAATGGTATGCGGTGGCAAAAATTGCCGGTATCAAAATGTGTCAGGCGTATCACAAACAATATGGCAGTCGGTTTATTTCTGCGATGCCGACCAACCTGTATGGCCCGGAAGATAATTTTGATCTGAACAATTCGCACGTGTTGCCGGCGTTGATTCGAAAATTCCATGAGGCAAAAATCAACGGCGATGCCCATGTTGTGGTGTGGGGCAGTGGTACGCCGATGCGTGAATTTTGTTACGTCGATGATCTGGCTGAGGCCTGTGTGTTTTTGCTGAACAACTATGAGCAGCCCGAGATCGTTAACATTGGCGTGGGTGAGGACATCCGTATTGCCGATTTGGCAAAACTGGTGAAAAAAGTGGTTGGGTTTAACGGTGAAATTGTTCAGGACACCAGCAAGCCTGATGGCACGCCACGCAAACTAGTGGATGTGTCGCGCATTTTCTCACTGGGTTGGCGACCAAAAGTGGGCCTGGAAGAAGGTATTGGCCGTGCGTATCGCTGGTATTTACAGCAGTGA
- the tcdA gene encoding tRNA cyclic N6-threonylcarbamoyladenosine(37) synthase TcdA, which translates to MSDESYQRRFGGIARLYGAEGAQRIRGLHICVVGIGGVGSWAVEALARSGVGTLTLIDNDTICETNMNRQIHTLSATIDQSKVAAMAERVKQINPDCDVRIIDDFLTMATMQEYLSRGYDYVIDAIDSIKFKSEMIVYCKRNKIPLIMTGGAGGLSDPTQIQIADLSKTYNDPLAAKVRSRLRQEYGYTRNPKRKFGIECVFSSEQQVYPKDDGSVSCEKPGIHGVSLDCRFGYGASSCVTSVFGFVAASRVLKKLTEKKKQD; encoded by the coding sequence ATGAGTGACGAGAGCTATCAACGCCGCTTTGGCGGTATTGCCCGGTTGTACGGGGCAGAAGGGGCGCAACGCATACGCGGATTGCACATTTGTGTGGTTGGCATTGGCGGGGTGGGCTCCTGGGCGGTCGAGGCGCTGGCACGTTCCGGGGTGGGGACACTGACCCTGATCGACAACGACACCATTTGCGAAACCAACATGAATCGCCAGATTCATACCTTGAGCGCGACCATTGATCAGTCCAAGGTCGCAGCCATGGCCGAGCGGGTGAAGCAGATCAATCCTGATTGCGATGTGCGCATCATTGACGATTTTCTTACCATGGCCACCATGCAGGAGTACTTGTCGCGTGGCTATGACTACGTGATCGATGCCATCGACAGCATCAAATTCAAATCGGAAATGATCGTGTATTGCAAGCGCAATAAAATTCCGCTGATCATGACCGGTGGTGCCGGTGGGCTGAGTGATCCGACTCAGATTCAAATTGCCGATTTGAGCAAAACCTATAATGATCCGCTGGCGGCGAAAGTGCGTTCGCGCCTGCGGCAGGAATACGGCTACACACGCAACCCCAAGCGCAAATTTGGTATTGAATGTGTGTTTTCCAGTGAACAGCAGGTGTACCCCAAGGACGATGGCAGTGTCAGTTGCGAAAAGCCCGGCATTCACGGTGTGTCGCTGGATTGTCGTTTTGGCTACGGTGCCAGCAGTTGCGTGACCTCGGTGTTTGGCTTTGTTGCCGCGTCGCGGGTGTTAAAAAAATTAACTGAAAAGAAAAAACAGGATTAA
- a CDS encoding DUF6164 family protein, which produces MAKRLYSFPQTPEAIDELASVCAVLDEHHIRYYETPGSTWGFSRASLWIEDDSDADRARQLFAQHAQEYALRARERYQQETGYNPNASTGEKLRFHLHHLNKRKLMILPLLGVLILLVLYFQMLFNLFQG; this is translated from the coding sequence ATGGCCAAGCGACTGTATTCTTTCCCCCAAACCCCGGAAGCCATCGACGAGCTGGCCTCGGTCTGCGCCGTGCTTGATGAGCACCACATCCGCTATTACGAAACCCCTGGCAGTACCTGGGGCTTTTCCAGGGCATCACTGTGGATTGAAGACGACAGCGACGCTGATCGCGCCCGCCAGTTGTTCGCCCAGCACGCGCAGGAATACGCCTTGCGCGCCCGCGAACGTTATCAGCAGGAAACCGGCTACAACCCCAACGCCAGTACCGGTGAAAAATTGCGTTTTCATCTGCACCACCTCAACAAGCGCAAACTAATGATTTTGCCGCTGCTGGGCGTACTGATCCTGCTGGTGCTGTACTTCCAGATGCTGTTCAATTTGTTCCAGGGCTAA